The following proteins are encoded in a genomic region of Helicobacter sp. MIT 21-1697:
- a CDS encoding ABC-F family ATP-binding cassette domain-containing protein translates to MLQTINLSMRYATKKLFENVNIKLDAHKRYGLIGANGAGKSTLLKILCGAYEASSGEIVIEKGLKMGVLGQDQYAFEELSLKDAVLIGNQRLYDAIKRKEYLYENGDLSDEKVNEELGELEMICAEEDPMYECDVIIEKILEDLGFESAVHNELMKTLTGGDKFKILLAQVLFPKPDILLLDEPTNNLDLHSIAWLEENLKRHDGTLVVISHDRHFLNSVCTHILDMDFGSVREFSGNYDDWYIASTLLAKQQEMERNKKLKEKEELESFIARFSANASKAKQATSRQKQLEKLDIQSLAVSSRRDPSIVFKPNRSIGNEALECENISKSYGDLCVLKNVNLKILPGDKIAIIGANGVGKSTLCKILVEELAPDSGTIKWGATTQRGYFPQNVSEEIKGEESLYEWLRGFDKKKESGEIRNALGRMLFSGEEQEKPINALSGGEKHRMVLSKLMLEGGNFLVLDEPTNHLDLESIIALGEALYKFSGNVICVSHDRELIDAYANRIIEIIADSDNKGAKIIDFRGSYEEYIEGGKK, encoded by the coding sequence ATGCTTCAAACTATCAACCTTTCAATGCGCTATGCGACAAAAAAGCTTTTTGAAAATGTCAATATCAAGCTTGATGCACACAAACGATATGGGCTTATTGGCGCAAATGGCGCGGGTAAATCCACATTGCTTAAGATTCTCTGCGGTGCATATGAAGCAAGCAGTGGAGAAATTGTGATTGAAAAAGGTTTAAAAATGGGTGTATTGGGGCAAGACCAATACGCTTTTGAGGAGCTAAGCCTAAAAGATGCTGTCCTTATTGGCAATCAACGCCTTTATGATGCAATCAAGCGCAAAGAATACCTCTATGAAAATGGTGATTTAAGCGATGAAAAAGTCAATGAAGAGCTCGGTGAGCTAGAAATGATATGTGCCGAAGAAGACCCAATGTATGAATGTGATGTGATAATAGAGAAAATTTTAGAGGACTTGGGCTTTGAAAGTGCTGTGCATAATGAACTAATGAAAACGCTCACAGGTGGGGATAAATTTAAGATTCTCCTTGCACAAGTACTTTTCCCAAAGCCAGATATTTTACTCCTTGATGAGCCGACAAACAACCTTGATTTGCATTCTATCGCGTGGCTAGAAGAGAATCTAAAGCGACACGATGGCACACTTGTAGTCATCAGCCACGATAGGCACTTTTTAAATAGCGTTTGCACTCATATTTTAGATATGGATTTTGGCTCTGTGCGTGAATTTAGCGGTAATTATGATGATTGGTATATCGCAAGTACTTTACTTGCTAAGCAACAAGAAATGGAGCGCAACAAAAAGCTTAAGGAAAAAGAGGAGTTAGAATCTTTTATCGCACGATTTTCGGCAAATGCGAGCAAAGCAAAACAAGCCACCAGCCGACAAAAACAACTTGAAAAACTTGATATTCAAAGTCTCGCAGTCAGCTCAAGGCGAGACCCAAGCATTGTTTTTAAACCAAATCGCTCCATTGGCAACGAAGCCCTAGAGTGCGAAAATATTTCAAAGAGTTATGGCGATTTGTGTGTGCTAAAAAATGTGAATCTTAAAATCTTGCCCGGTGATAAAATCGCTATCATCGGCGCGAATGGCGTAGGCAAATCTACATTGTGCAAGATTCTAGTAGAGGAGCTCGCGCCAGATAGTGGCACAATCAAATGGGGTGCAACTACACAAAGAGGCTACTTCCCGCAAAATGTGAGTGAGGAGATAAAAGGAGAGGAGAGCCTATATGAGTGGCTTAGAGGCTTTGATAAGAAAAAAGAGAGTGGTGAGATACGCAATGCGCTTGGGCGAATGCTTTTTAGTGGAGAGGAGCAAGAAAAGCCTATAAATGCGCTTAGTGGAGGTGAAAAACATAGAATGGTGCTCAGCAAACTTATGCTTGAGGGAGGGAATTTCTTAGTGCTTGATGAGCCGACAAATCATTTAGATTTAGAATCCATTATCGCGCTTGGCGAGGCGCTCTATAAATTCAGCGGAAATGTGATTTGTGTAAGCCACGATAGAGAGCTTATTGACGCGTATGCGAATAGAATCATTGAAATTATTGCAGATTCTGATAATAAAGGGGCTAAGATTATTGATTTTCGTGGCAGTTATGAGGAATACATAGAGGGAGGGAAAAAATAA
- the ppk2 gene encoding polyphosphate kinase 2, translating into MGKQERQIVIRPESEGNIREIYKSKNGRMKEDFYLEELTKLQIELLKLQNWVKDTNQKIVIIMEGRDAAGKGGTIKALTSHMNPRGCRVVALNKPTETEKTEWYFKRYITTLPSGGEIVFYDRSWYNRAGVERVMDFCTQEQYKEFITQVSNLEQMLIASGTMIFKYFLDVGRDEQKRRILRRKTDPLRMWKLSPIDGKSLDLWEQYTEAFEKMFARTHTHICPWTIVNTNDKKRARLNIARDILSKIDYEGKDQTAVCLLPDPSIVWAYSQRQSNNDMDPTKEVQKQLKEAKQAEKKAKKATKELKEKAKLEKTAKEETKAEKVKSESKLNKTTPAKIVTKPTKTESKATSTTTKDA; encoded by the coding sequence ATGGGAAAGCAAGAAAGACAAATTGTCATTAGACCGGAAAGCGAGGGCAATATTCGGGAGATTTATAAATCCAAAAATGGGCGTATGAAAGAGGATTTTTATCTTGAGGAGCTGACAAAACTTCAAATAGAACTTCTTAAACTACAAAATTGGGTAAAAGACACAAACCAAAAAATCGTCATCATTATGGAGGGGCGCGATGCAGCGGGTAAGGGTGGCACAATCAAGGCTCTTACAAGCCATATGAATCCACGAGGTTGCCGTGTAGTAGCACTAAACAAACCTACTGAAACAGAAAAAACAGAATGGTATTTCAAACGCTATATTACCACACTGCCAAGCGGTGGAGAGATTGTTTTTTATGATAGGAGTTGGTATAATCGCGCAGGAGTAGAAAGAGTAATGGATTTTTGCACACAGGAGCAATATAAAGAGTTTATTACGCAAGTCTCTAATCTTGAACAAATGCTTATAGCAAGTGGCACGATGATTTTTAAATATTTCCTTGATGTTGGACGAGATGAGCAAAAACGCCGCATTTTACGCCGCAAAACTGACCCTCTTAGAATGTGGAAACTAAGCCCTATTGATGGCAAATCTCTTGATTTGTGGGAACAATACACTGAAGCATTTGAAAAAATGTTTGCCCGCACACATACGCATATTTGCCCTTGGACGATTGTTAATACCAATGATAAAAAACGCGCACGATTAAATATTGCACGCGATATTTTAAGCAAAATTGATTATGAGGGTAAAGACCAAACTGCTGTGTGTCTTTTGCCAGATCCAAGCATTGTTTGGGCTTATTCACAACGTCAATCAAACAACGATATGGACCCTACAAAAGAGGTTCAAAAACAGCTTAAAGAAGCCAAACAAGCCGAAAAAAAGGCAAAAAAAGCTACAAAAGAACTAAAAGAAAAAGCTAAACTTGAAAAGACTGCAAAAGAAGAAACTAAGGCTGAAAAAGTGAAGAGTGAATCTAAACTCAATAAAACTACTCCTGCCAAAATAGTAACCAAGCCCACAAAAACAGAAAGCAAGGCTACTTCAACGACTACTAAGGACGCCTAA
- the ccoG gene encoding cytochrome c oxidase accessory protein CcoG codes for MQNNTQNYRIKRYIVYSIATLFLLIFPFIQINGNQLFLLSFDHKQLHLMGVVFDMQELYLMPFLLILMFVGIFFMTTLAGRIWCGWACPQTIFRVLYRDLLQTKIFGLRKKISNKQEKMDLSTFGNKIKAVLAFLIIAVLCLVASANLMFFFTPPSDFFAYISDPLNHQILLGFWLGFGLFFILDIAYIQENFCIYMCPYCRVQSVLYDNDTLMALYNYKRGGAVYDTKGMKFALAPQKQDSNNECTNCLACVRVCPTHIDIRKGMQLECINCLECADACAKVMGKLGKASLVIWKSSASLDNALKVRFLRFRTIGYVIILALVFALLLFMSTTKESMLLNINRTSELYEVRSHHIVDNHYTMLFHNTDVNDHEMYFEVFDVKGNDIAHSLKIITPKAPFKVKAGKKEKKVVTLRTDEILQKGSYDIIIRAFATDDKERIFVERKTNFVYPNEKMLKE; via the coding sequence ATGCAAAATAACACTCAAAATTACAGAATCAAGCGCTATATTGTGTATAGTATAGCAACTTTATTCTTGTTGATATTTCCTTTCATTCAAATCAATGGGAATCAACTTTTTTTGCTTTCATTTGACCATAAGCAATTACATCTTATGGGGGTGGTATTTGATATGCAAGAGCTTTATCTTATGCCATTTTTGCTTATCCTTATGTTTGTGGGAATCTTTTTTATGACTACTCTTGCAGGGCGTATTTGGTGTGGCTGGGCGTGTCCGCAGACAATTTTTCGTGTGCTGTATAGGGATTTATTGCAGACAAAGATTTTTGGTTTGCGCAAAAAGATTTCTAATAAACAAGAAAAAATGGACTTAAGCACCTTTGGCAATAAAATTAAAGCAGTTTTAGCATTTTTGATTATCGCTGTACTTTGCCTTGTGGCATCAGCGAATTTGATGTTTTTCTTTACGCCTCCGAGTGATTTTTTTGCCTATATAAGCGACCCGCTCAATCATCAGATATTACTTGGATTTTGGCTTGGATTTGGGCTATTTTTTATCCTAGATATTGCTTATATACAAGAAAATTTTTGTATTTATATGTGTCCATATTGTCGTGTGCAAAGTGTGCTTTATGATAATGATACGCTTATGGCTCTTTATAATTATAAACGCGGTGGGGCAGTGTATGATACAAAAGGTATGAAGTTTGCGCTTGCACCCCAAAAGCAAGATTCAAATAATGAATGCACAAATTGTCTTGCTTGTGTGAGAGTTTGCCCTACGCATATTGATATTAGAAAGGGTATGCAGCTTGAATGTATCAACTGCCTTGAATGTGCCGATGCTTGTGCAAAAGTAATGGGCAAGCTTGGCAAAGCCTCACTTGTGATATGGAAATCTTCAGCTTCGCTTGATAATGCGCTCAAGGTGCGTTTCTTGCGATTTAGGACAATTGGCTATGTAATAATCCTAGCTCTTGTGTTTGCACTTCTTCTTTTTATGAGCACCACCAAAGAGAGTATGTTGCTTAATATCAACCGCACATCAGAGCTTTATGAGGTAAGAAGTCATCATATCGTGGATAATCACTATACGATGCTCTTTCACAATACAGATGTAAATGACCACGAAATGTATTTTGAAGTGTTTGATGTCAAAGGGAATGATATTGCTCATTCATTAAAGATTATTACGCCAAAAGCACCATTTAAAGTCAAAGCAGGCAAAAAGGAGAAAAAGGTTGTAACACTCCGCACAGATGAGATTTTGCAAAAAGGCAGTTATGATATTATTATCCGCGCTTTTGCTACAGATGATAAAGAGCGTATTTTTGTTGAACGCAAAACAAATTTTGTTTATCCAAATGAGAAAATGCTCAAAGAGTAG
- a CDS encoding thiamine-phosphate pyrophosphorylase, which yields MEIGRVIDANLNRLKEGIRVIEDTLRYFHNDVLLSTSLKNLRHHIKISSHISLLSYRNVSGDVAKGSMPDELQRENLAHLVMANFKRAQESARVLEEYTKLAPHFGDTADFKKLRYELYEIEKTYFERYGTKE from the coding sequence ATGGAGATTGGTAGAGTTATAGATGCTAATCTCAATCGTTTAAAAGAGGGTATCCGAGTGATTGAGGATACTCTCCGTTATTTTCATAATGATGTTTTGCTCTCCACATCATTAAAGAATCTCCGACATCATATAAAAATCTCTTCACACATTTCTTTGCTTTCTTATCGTAATGTAAGTGGCGATGTAGCAAAAGGAAGTATGCCTGATGAATTGCAACGCGAGAATCTTGCCCATTTAGTTATGGCAAATTTTAAACGAGCTCAAGAAAGCGCACGGGTTTTGGAGGAATATACTAAACTTGCTCCACATTTTGGCGATACTGCTGATTTTAAAAAGCTAAGATACGAGCTTTATGAGATTGAGAAAACATACTTTGAACGATATGGCACAAAGGAATAA
- a CDS encoding carbonic anhydrase: MKKQFVLLLITSVLQAAHWGYDIDDGPDKWASLSPNYTLCKNGKHQSPINITRSRTMNTDNYLTLAYKTEKGVAKNITNNGHSVQINFQNGGEVSFKNIHYSLVQLHFHTPSEMQIEGKIFPMEMHIVHQNKKGDTLVIAALFEEGKENPSLQKIIDSMPTKTNQSKSFSTLDMNGILPEQSGYYAFDGSLTTPPCSENVQWVVFQNPTQASKRQIMAFQAILHHNARDVQPLDNRVIEIAPPQLK, encoded by the coding sequence ATGAAAAAACAATTTGTATTACTTTTGATAACAAGTGTTTTACAAGCAGCTCACTGGGGCTATGATATAGATGATGGACCAGACAAATGGGCTTCTCTTAGTCCAAACTATACCCTTTGCAAAAATGGCAAACACCAATCCCCTATCAATATCACTCGCTCTCGCACTATGAACACAGATAATTACCTCACTCTCGCATATAAAACAGAAAAAGGAGTAGCAAAAAATATTACAAACAATGGGCACTCTGTGCAAATTAATTTTCAAAATGGTGGCGAAGTGAGTTTTAAAAACATTCACTATTCCCTCGTGCAGCTGCATTTTCATACTCCTTCTGAAATGCAGATTGAGGGCAAAATATTTCCAATGGAAATGCACATCGTGCATCAAAATAAAAAAGGTGATACTCTTGTCATCGCAGCACTTTTTGAAGAGGGAAAAGAAAATCCCTCACTTCAAAAGATTATTGATTCTATGCCTACAAAAACAAATCAAAGCAAGTCCTTTAGCACACTTGATATGAATGGCATTTTGCCTGAACAAAGCGGATATTACGCCTTTGATGGGAGCTTAACCACGCCACCTTGTAGCGAAAATGTCCAATGGGTAGTATTTCAAAATCCCACTCAAGCTTCCAAAAGACAAATTATGGCGTTTCAAGCAATCCTCCACCATAATGCAAGAGATGTGCAACCTCTTGATAATAGGGTCATTGAGATTGCTCCTCCTCAATTAAAATAA
- a CDS encoding CinA family protein, whose protein sequence is MKPNYTKKSIDICTDLAQNALILLQNKGLKVGIAESCTGGLLSYHFTALDGASAVLDGAMITYANAIKASWLGVSEENLKLYGAVSEPVVREMCAGILFQSNANIALATSGIAGPSGGSVQKPIGSVYIGVQRKGEQAQIEYCHFQGDRHLVQFQSCAKALEMLIALLHCS, encoded by the coding sequence ATGAAGCCAAATTACACAAAAAAGAGCATAGATATATGCACAGATTTAGCCCAAAACGCACTTATTTTACTTCAAAACAAAGGATTAAAGGTGGGCATAGCAGAGAGCTGCACAGGTGGGCTTTTGAGCTATCATTTTACTGCACTTGATGGCGCTTCAGCGGTGCTTGATGGCGCGATGATAACTTATGCAAATGCTATCAAAGCCTCTTGGCTTGGTGTGAGTGAAGAGAATCTGAAACTCTATGGTGCGGTGAGTGAGCCTGTGGTGAGGGAGATGTGTGCAGGGATTCTCTTTCAAAGCAATGCAAATATAGCATTGGCGACAAGTGGTATCGCTGGTCCAAGTGGAGGGAGTGTTCAAAAGCCCATAGGAAGCGTGTATATCGGTGTGCAGCGCAAAGGAGAACAAGCACAAATAGAATATTGCCATTTTCAGGGTGATAGGCATTTGGTGCAATTTCAAAGCTGTGCTAAGGCACTTGAGATGTTAATCGCTCTGCTTCATTGCTCTTGA
- a CDS encoding helix-turn-helix domain-containing protein, with translation MKVVERINEILKEKNLSKKELAHRLIDLGLRANKTGESPTISSIYAYLNGNIDLKADMLPFIADALGVYEQELFSEDSKRILRKFYLQNPIFAKYSHIVELLEYISPKSLETLERTLTSYKHKTQELNHIIEKI, from the coding sequence ATGAAAGTTGTAGAGAGAATAAATGAGATTTTGAAAGAGAAAAACCTAAGTAAAAAAGAGCTTGCACATCGCTTGATTGACTTAGGTTTGCGCGCAAATAAAACAGGAGAGAGCCCTACAATCTCAAGCATTTATGCTTATCTCAATGGCAATATTGATTTAAAAGCCGATATGTTGCCTTTTATCGCTGATGCACTCGGTGTATATGAACAGGAGCTTTTTAGTGAAGATTCTAAGAGAATCTTGCGCAAATTTTATCTGCAAAATCCCATTTTTGCCAAATACAGCCATATTGTAGAACTCCTAGAATACATCAGTCCAAAATCCCTTGAAACGCTTGAGAGGACGCTCACAAGCTATAAACACAAAACACAAGAACTGAATCATATTATTGAAAAGATATAA
- a CDS encoding glycosyltransferase family 8 protein: MQAKLLEIIWGGGQSENYQSPQHQESEGYIFHILSNALSQECQDKLQTLQKQLSLTYPCEIHIHFVDESAFVGVPKWGFEKEQNYCAYYRLILSQYIPQDVAKCLYLDVDMLVLCDVRELFAIDLGECIAGVNEAYPANNILRDESFILESTSAHKDSVGFDIGKAHIPYYFCSGLMLLNMPLYRANNIESQCLAFLKAYVPLCADQDALNVALNGKIKILPPEYGLAMHFLCHLDNNKLSQDYTKDYFEILPLTKIAHYNACAKPWKSPKEHITSHNKLVFFHPYYKQWWDIALQTPLFAQELKGIQKAHKDYIAIGLALMYFACKVIIKIIVPKKMLDCMKTILLCCYSK, encoded by the coding sequence ATACAAGCAAAGCTTTTAGAGATTATATGGGGGGGGGGGCAAAGTGAAAACTATCAAAGCCCACAACATCAGGAGAGCGAGGGCTATATCTTTCATATCCTAAGCAATGCACTCTCCCAAGAGTGCCAAGACAAACTTCAAACCTTACAAAAACAACTCTCTTTGACTTATCCTTGTGAGATTCACATTCATTTTGTTGATGAAAGTGCCTTTGTGGGCGTCCCTAAATGGGGATTTGAAAAGGAGCAAAACTACTGCGCCTACTATCGCCTTATACTTTCACAATATATCCCACAAGATGTGGCAAAATGCCTTTATTTAGATGTGGATATGCTTGTTTTATGCGATGTGCGAGAACTTTTTGCGATTGATTTAGGAGAGTGTATCGCGGGGGTAAATGAAGCATATCCTGCAAATAATATTTTGCGCGATGAGAGCTTTATTTTAGAATCTACAAGCGCGCATAAAGATTCTGTGGGATTTGATATAGGGAAAGCCCATATACCTTATTATTTTTGTTCGGGGCTTATGCTCTTAAATATGCCACTCTATCGCGCGAATAATATAGAATCTCAATGCTTGGCATTTTTGAAAGCGTATGTGCCCTTGTGCGCTGACCAAGATGCGCTCAATGTCGCCCTCAATGGCAAGATAAAGATTTTACCCCCAGAATATGGACTAGCAATGCACTTCCTGTGCCACCTTGATAACAACAAGCTTAGCCAAGATTACACAAAAGACTACTTTGAGATTTTGCCACTTACCAAAATCGCTCATTATAATGCGTGTGCAAAGCCTTGGAAAAGCCCAAAAGAACATATCACATCTCACAACAAGCTTGTTTTCTTCCACCCATATTATAAGCAATGGTGGGATATAGCACTGCAAACGCCACTTTTTGCACAAGAGCTAAAAGGCATACAAAAGGCGCATAAGGATTATATCGCCATTGGTTTAGCCCTTATGTATTTTGCCTGCAAAGTCATCATCAAAATTATCGTGCCAAAAAAGATGTTGGATTGTATGAAAACAATTCTCCTTTGTTGTTATTCAAAGTAG
- the miaA gene encoding tRNA (adenosine(37)-N6)-dimethylallyltransferase MiaA — translation MKIIAVLGSSGSGKSALAHRIAMEQNCEIFSLDSLSIYKYIDIASAKPTPLEQSQVHYYALNILEPYQKSNAMIFRELLLQAIAHIKTHCAHKPLLIVGGSSFFLKSIIEGLSPIPPLEEHETWAKSLGNITTQYAQLVQIDKAYAQSITPTDTYRICKALALFKATNMPPSVYFATHKKQPLGYDIEIFSLEREREELRKRIAKRTKMMIAQGIVEEVKTILESYGAQAPALRAIGTEECVNFLQGKITSLHQLEEQIFFHTCQLAKRQRTFNRTQFAHITHLEEKALEARLREQIHNNTP, via the coding sequence ATGAAAATCATTGCAGTGCTTGGTTCAAGTGGCAGTGGCAAGAGTGCTCTTGCTCACCGCATAGCAATGGAGCAAAATTGCGAAATTTTCAGCCTTGATTCTCTAAGTATTTATAAATATATTGATATTGCCTCGGCTAAGCCTACGCCTTTGGAACAATCACAAGTGCATTATTATGCGCTTAATATCCTAGAGCCATATCAAAAAAGCAATGCGATGATTTTTAGGGAGCTTTTGTTACAAGCCATTGCCCACATAAAGACTCATTGCGCACACAAACCTCTTCTTATCGTAGGAGGAAGTAGCTTTTTCCTTAAAAGTATTATTGAAGGATTAAGCCCTATACCTCCCCTTGAAGAGCACGAAACTTGGGCAAAAAGTCTAGGAAATATAACCACACAATATGCACAATTAGTGCAAATTGATAAAGCGTATGCCCAAAGTATCACTCCCACAGATACTTATAGAATCTGCAAAGCCCTTGCACTTTTTAAAGCCACAAATATGCCTCCTAGCGTATATTTTGCGACACATAAAAAGCAACCTTTAGGTTATGATATTGAAATTTTTTCCCTTGAACGCGAACGCGAGGAGCTAAGAAAACGCATTGCAAAACGCACAAAAATGATGATTGCACAAGGCATTGTGGAGGAAGTCAAAACCATCTTAGAATCTTATGGAGCGCAAGCTCCTGCACTAAGAGCTATTGGCACAGAAGAATGTGTTAATTTTTTACAAGGCAAAATCACATCTTTACATCAACTAGAAGAGCAAATTTTTTTTCATACTTGCCAACTTGCAAAACGCCAACGCACCTTTAATCGCACACAATTTGCGCATATTACACATTTAGAAGAAAAAGCATTAGAAGCACGACTTAGAGAGCAAATCCACAACAATACCCCCTAG
- a CDS encoding pyridoxal-phosphate-dependent aminotransferase family protein, producing the protein MLLFTPGPTPVPESIRKAMSEPTLHHRTPEFESIFAKARAGLLELLKMPEVLMLASSGSGAMEACVCTFTQKKMLSINSGKFGERFGKIAASAHIPYREIINDWDTPVSVESVLKVLNEESEIDCFCIQMCESAGGLRHPVEEIAKAIKAYNPHIVVVVDAITAMGVEEIDTTHIDALIGGSQKAFMLPPGLSIIGLSQYGIELANKRNVGFYFNLKTELKNQSQNTTAWTAPTTIITGLTRYFELINGNIQQVYAQTKARSLATHKALESLGLRIYPKNPALAMNTIYDEVNAAPLRKILKNEFSLNVAGGQDKLKTSIMRINQMGLIPLNESVWVINAIELALERLNLRKFDGTGNKVFLTAYYDILDK; encoded by the coding sequence ATGCTACTTTTTACGCCCGGTCCTACACCTGTGCCAGAATCCATACGCAAGGCTATGAGTGAGCCTACACTGCATCATCGCACACCCGAGTTTGAAAGTATTTTTGCTAAAGCAAGAGCAGGGTTATTAGAGCTTTTAAAAATGCCCGAGGTGCTTATGCTTGCAAGTAGTGGAAGTGGCGCTATGGAGGCGTGTGTATGCACTTTTACTCAAAAGAAAATGCTCAGTATCAATAGTGGCAAATTTGGTGAGCGCTTTGGTAAAATTGCTGCGAGCGCTCATATCCCCTATCGCGAAATTATTAATGATTGGGACACGCCTGTAAGCGTAGAGAGTGTGCTTAAAGTGCTCAATGAAGAGAGTGAAATTGATTGTTTTTGTATTCAAATGTGTGAATCCGCAGGAGGATTGCGCCACCCTGTGGAGGAAATTGCAAAAGCTATCAAGGCTTATAATCCGCACATAGTGGTGGTGGTAGATGCTATTACTGCAATGGGCGTGGAAGAAATTGATACTACACATATTGACGCACTCATTGGTGGCTCACAAAAAGCCTTTATGCTCCCGCCGGGTTTAAGCATTATTGGCTTATCTCAATATGGCATAGAGTTAGCAAATAAGCGCAATGTTGGCTTTTATTTCAACCTCAAAACCGAACTCAAAAATCAAAGCCAAAATACGACTGCTTGGACTGCACCTACGACAATTATCACAGGCTTAACACGATATTTTGAACTTATTAATGGCAATATACAACAAGTCTATGCGCAAACCAAAGCACGAAGTCTTGCCACACACAAAGCTTTAGAATCTTTAGGGCTTAGGATTTATCCTAAAAATCCTGCCCTTGCGATGAATACTATTTATGATGAAGTCAATGCAGCACCATTGCGTAAGATTCTCAAAAATGAATTTTCGCTCAATGTAGCAGGAGGGCAAGATAAGCTTAAAACAAGCATTATGCGCATTAATCAAATGGGACTTATCCCGCTTAATGAAAGTGTATGGGTTATCAATGCAATAGAGCTTGCCCTAGAGCGATTGAATCTTAGGAAATTTGATGGCACAGGAAATAAAGTATTTCTCACCGCCTATTATGATATATTAGACAAGTAA
- a CDS encoding Bax inhibitor-1/YccA family protein: MGLYDRNYTNGAQFANEAVAERDSALVNFVKTTYKFFGASLFFAFIGAMIGFYNLQLVFENRMLIFIAEIAALFGLMFSRSKPGLNIAMLFIFTTLTGLAITPLVAMVAFKAGAGAVAMAFAMTTIIFGVMSIFGIKTSKDLANMGKMLFIALIVVVVCSLVNMFLGSSMFQVLISGAAAILFSLYVAYDTQNIIRGLYASPVDAAISLYLDFYNIFVSLLSLIGLANRD, from the coding sequence ATGGGACTTTATGATAGAAATTACACTAATGGAGCGCAGTTTGCAAATGAAGCAGTAGCAGAGCGCGATAGTGCATTAGTAAATTTTGTAAAGACAACTTACAAATTTTTTGGTGCGAGTTTGTTTTTTGCTTTCATTGGGGCAATGATTGGGTTTTACAATCTTCAACTCGTGTTTGAAAATCGTATGTTGATTTTCATTGCTGAAATTGCTGCACTTTTTGGTTTGATGTTTTCACGTTCTAAGCCGGGCTTAAATATTGCTATGCTTTTTATCTTTACCACGCTTACAGGTTTAGCGATTACGCCTCTTGTAGCAATGGTAGCATTTAAAGCGGGTGCTGGTGCAGTGGCTATGGCATTTGCGATGACTACAATTATTTTTGGTGTTATGAGCATTTTTGGTATTAAAACATCAAAAGATTTAGCAAATATGGGCAAAATGCTCTTTATCGCTTTGATTGTTGTAGTTGTGTGCTCACTTGTAAATATGTTTCTTGGAAGCTCTATGTTTCAAGTGCTGATTTCTGGTGCGGCAGCAATACTCTTTAGCTTGTATGTAGCTTATGATACACAAAACATTATTCGCGGACTTTATGCAAGCCCTGTTGATGCAGCAATTAGCCTTTATTTAGATTTTTACAATATTTTTGTAAGCTTACTTTCGCTTATTGGTTTAGCAAATCGCGACTAA